One Devosia lacusdianchii genomic window carries:
- a CDS encoding sensor histidine kinase, producing MDADWITSPSARRVLQHAEDSRPAWLWSQDGQSLLWRNAAAELFLAKLKKHGLKRAQLATPIKGQVARNIRLGSVGRTSLARIQFIAGDKPASSTCATTPLTWQDGQTALLVVGVDPIDAEVLAAAASERVQDAGSEPSVEPAAESHATTIEAVEPAAVDEASIEDLAEPVADDDSAYQRELENWRDADQVSSPAHQFVLVDEPETRNDVEPPAEVSVSRLSRLVDRLAEDEALYAPLTEDDEAPALAAETLFKVIGQGFVAETDIGGEPDGGETEAEADLPALSELDGEADMLAAEPPLADEADVSKHVERMEAALAALTPKPATDAESVERVSRYNFDELSRILNDRVGDPAQPAQVPASAPAQTGSLINLGGETLVLNRLPLGILVFRDQQVLFANRAITEMVGYDSVENLRAAGLAAVFPAAGPEGQGAGPVNHLVQRDGTLVPVTARLQSISWQGRPALMLSASATEVRTGHEAAVQAFAQTFADVRGDGYFETNRAGVISAISPKAMALLGESQPLEGAPLLGVTASGEAPALREFLERPARFAETARPCMTLRSSSGKAEIILFAQGQAGVVTGYFGFVRGRDIAPARLSGPVDTDPALLARISRGVRRPLNTIVGFSDLIRSKAFGALDDERYESYAEDITTAGQEIAALVDELDDYARLRDGRYLPQRASIDLTGLLESCVVRIRQQASSARVIVRNAISENLPRITADRASLAQAVLNLMASAIDQTPTGGAVVISAQIEDDGGIAVHVRDSSTNTIDMGERFVVFRDGVSRDGTAMTPVRSSVGLALTRSLLAVNAFSLSMDPAGEQGMLFTLLIPADLVERATTPDVAE from the coding sequence ATGGATGCTGACTGGATCACATCGCCAAGCGCCCGACGTGTGCTGCAGCACGCCGAGGATTCGCGCCCGGCATGGCTCTGGTCGCAGGATGGTCAATCGCTGCTGTGGCGGAACGCGGCGGCAGAGTTGTTTCTCGCCAAGCTCAAGAAGCATGGACTAAAACGAGCGCAACTTGCCACGCCGATCAAAGGTCAGGTGGCGCGGAACATTCGCCTTGGCTCGGTCGGGCGGACCAGCCTGGCTCGCATCCAGTTCATTGCCGGCGACAAACCCGCGTCGAGCACGTGCGCAACGACGCCGCTGACCTGGCAGGACGGCCAGACGGCGCTGCTGGTGGTCGGGGTCGACCCGATCGATGCGGAGGTTCTGGCAGCAGCCGCAAGCGAACGCGTACAAGACGCAGGAAGCGAACCCTCTGTCGAACCAGCAGCGGAATCGCACGCGACAACCATCGAGGCAGTCGAACCGGCGGCTGTTGACGAGGCATCGATAGAAGACCTTGCCGAGCCGGTCGCAGATGACGACAGCGCCTATCAGCGCGAACTCGAGAATTGGCGTGATGCGGACCAGGTATCGTCGCCAGCCCATCAGTTCGTGCTCGTGGATGAGCCTGAGACCAGGAATGATGTCGAGCCGCCGGCCGAGGTATCGGTGAGCCGACTCAGCCGCCTGGTCGACCGCCTCGCTGAGGATGAGGCACTCTATGCGCCGCTGACCGAGGACGACGAAGCGCCAGCGCTTGCAGCCGAAACCCTGTTCAAAGTGATTGGCCAAGGCTTTGTCGCGGAGACCGATATTGGGGGCGAGCCCGACGGCGGGGAAACCGAGGCTGAGGCGGACCTGCCGGCGCTGAGCGAGCTGGACGGCGAAGCGGATATGCTTGCTGCAGAACCGCCACTGGCTGACGAGGCCGATGTGTCGAAGCATGTCGAGCGCATGGAAGCCGCATTGGCGGCGCTGACACCCAAGCCTGCGACCGATGCGGAGTCCGTCGAGCGCGTTTCGCGTTACAATTTCGATGAACTCTCGCGCATTCTGAATGACCGCGTCGGGGACCCGGCACAGCCGGCGCAGGTGCCGGCAAGCGCCCCGGCCCAGACCGGTTCGCTGATTAATTTGGGCGGCGAAACGCTGGTACTCAACCGGCTACCGCTCGGCATTCTGGTGTTCCGCGATCAACAGGTGCTGTTCGCCAATCGGGCCATCACCGAGATGGTGGGTTATGATTCTGTAGAGAACCTGCGCGCGGCTGGTCTAGCGGCGGTGTTTCCGGCCGCTGGTCCGGAGGGCCAGGGCGCGGGTCCAGTCAATCACCTGGTGCAACGGGACGGCACGCTCGTGCCGGTGACGGCGCGGCTGCAGTCGATTTCCTGGCAAGGGCGCCCTGCCCTGATGCTGTCAGCGAGCGCCACAGAGGTGCGTACTGGCCACGAGGCGGCTGTGCAGGCGTTTGCGCAGACCTTCGCGGATGTACGGGGGGACGGCTACTTCGAGACGAACAGGGCCGGGGTGATCAGCGCCATTTCGCCAAAGGCCATGGCGTTGCTCGGGGAAAGCCAGCCGCTCGAGGGCGCGCCGCTGCTCGGCGTGACGGCGAGCGGCGAGGCGCCAGCACTGCGCGAATTTCTGGAACGGCCGGCGCGGTTTGCCGAAACAGCGCGCCCGTGCATGACGCTGCGGTCCAGTTCTGGAAAGGCCGAGATCATCCTGTTTGCGCAGGGTCAGGCCGGCGTCGTCACCGGCTATTTCGGCTTTGTGCGCGGTCGCGACATCGCCCCGGCGCGGCTCAGCGGGCCGGTGGATACCGATCCGGCCCTGCTGGCCCGGATCAGCCGCGGGGTGCGGCGGCCGCTGAACACCATTGTCGGATTTTCCGATTTGATCCGGTCGAAGGCGTTCGGCGCCCTCGACGATGAACGCTATGAAAGCTATGCCGAGGATATCACCACCGCCGGCCAGGAAATCGCGGCACTGGTGGACGAGCTGGACGATTATGCGCGCCTGCGCGACGGCCGCTATCTGCCGCAGCGCGCCAGCATCGACCTGACAGGGCTGCTGGAAAGCTGCGTCGTGCGCATCCGCCAGCAGGCGAGCAGCGCGCGCGTCATCGTCCGCAATGCCATTTCGGAGAACCTGCCCCGCATTACCGCGGACCGGGCGTCACTGGCGCAGGCCGTGCTGAACCTGATGGCGAGCGCCATCGACCAGACGCCGACTGGCGGGGCTGTAGTCATCTCAGCCCAGATCGAGGATGATGGCGGCATTGCTGTGCATGTGCGGGACAGTTCCACCAATACGATCGATATGGGGGAGCGCTTCGTGGTGTTCCGCGATGGGGTGAGCCGTGACGGGACAGCGATGACGCCGGTGCGGTCCAGCGTGGGACTGGCGCTGACGCGGTCCCTGCTCGCGGTAAATGCCTTTTCGTTGTCGATGGACCCGGCTGGCGAGCAGGGCATGCTGTTCACATTGCTGATCCCGGCCGATCTGGTCGAAAGAGCGACAACACCCGACGTCGCAGAATAA
- a CDS encoding L,D-transpeptidase yields MLLPAMAAGLQPGWRFAPPPGITVTSSRPQHALALQANTQVNPVYLRQVVQYPTSERSGTIVIDTGAHFLYFVLGDGRALRYGIGVAKSGFEWSGTHQVSRKAEWPSWTPPAEMLQRRPELPRFMEGGPNNPLGARALYLGSTLYRIHGTTEPWSIGQNVSSGCIRMTNADVIDLYERVKLYTKVVVL; encoded by the coding sequence ATGCTGCTGCCCGCCATGGCAGCCGGACTGCAACCGGGATGGCGCTTCGCACCACCGCCGGGCATCACGGTGACGTCGAGCCGCCCCCAGCACGCGCTGGCCTTGCAGGCCAATACCCAGGTCAACCCGGTCTATCTACGGCAGGTGGTGCAATACCCCACCAGTGAGCGCAGCGGCACAATCGTGATCGATACCGGCGCGCATTTTCTCTACTTCGTGCTCGGCGATGGTCGCGCCTTGCGCTACGGCATTGGTGTCGCCAAATCAGGTTTCGAGTGGAGCGGCACCCATCAGGTCAGCCGCAAGGCGGAGTGGCCAAGCTGGACCCCGCCAGCGGAAATGCTGCAACGCCGGCCGGAACTGCCCCGCTTCATGGAGGGCGGACCCAACAATCCGCTGGGCGCGCGCGCCCTTTATCTGGGGTCCACACTATACCGTATTCACGGCACCACCGAACCGTGGAGTATTGGTCAGAACGTGTCTTCGGGCTGCATCCGCATGACTAACGCCGATGTGATCGACCTTTACGAACGGGTCAAACTTTATACGAAGGTGGTTGTCCTTTAA
- a CDS encoding ABC transporter permease: MTVLKTTSQIKAGGAFALPVVPLLLAALMGLPILWLGWSALAAIGGSNGLGANMLPTSLRATALLMAWVGLITGCTGLVAAWLVTHYEFPLRRLLDWALVLPLAVPTYLAAYSYVEFLGFPGPVQSALRAVSGAQTLRDYWFPDIRSSWGAVIVLSSVLYPYVYVACRAFFLMQSASLNIAARTLGAGGMRTFFTVTLPLSRPALVVGVTLAMMEVVNDLGAVQYFGINAITAIIYSTWINRSDFGGAAQLAVTVVLVIALLIAAESQARRNRVYLGRRDSRVPPAREVLVGSRRWLALGFCLLLLALGFGIPVGQLSYLAFRIIVPETVSMTIAALVPTVTLAGLGAIITVVVGLVAAKIAHRSGPVSRGAIRLATLGYAIPGTVLALGLLQPLGQADLWFNRMTMALSGWRPGLILSGSMAALLYVYVIRFLAVSHSTLDAAIRKRGDAMLDAGRVLGAKRLELLLRVDLPTLLPAILSAATLVFVEIVKELPATLLLRPLGIDTLATLVYSRANVGLFAQAALPALFIVLAGLVPVILATRLGDRRKE; encoded by the coding sequence TTGACGGTTCTCAAGACAACAAGCCAAATCAAGGCCGGCGGGGCGTTTGCCCTGCCGGTTGTTCCGCTTTTGCTGGCGGCGCTGATGGGGCTGCCGATCCTGTGGCTGGGTTGGTCGGCGCTGGCCGCGATTGGCGGCAGCAATGGCCTCGGGGCCAATATGCTGCCGACCTCGCTGCGGGCGACAGCCCTGCTGATGGCGTGGGTGGGTCTGATCACCGGTTGTACCGGCCTGGTCGCGGCCTGGCTGGTGACGCATTACGAATTTCCCTTGCGCCGGCTGCTTGACTGGGCGCTGGTACTGCCGCTGGCGGTGCCGACATATCTGGCGGCCTACAGCTATGTCGAATTCCTGGGATTTCCGGGGCCTGTCCAAAGCGCCCTGCGTGCCGTTAGCGGTGCGCAGACGCTCAGGGACTACTGGTTTCCCGACATTAGGAGCAGCTGGGGCGCGGTGATCGTGCTGTCGAGCGTGCTCTACCCCTATGTCTACGTGGCGTGCCGCGCCTTTTTCCTCATGCAGTCGGCGTCGCTCAATATCGCGGCGCGCACATTGGGTGCGGGCGGGATGCGGACCTTCTTCACCGTCACCTTGCCCCTGTCACGCCCGGCGCTGGTGGTGGGCGTGACGCTCGCCATGATGGAGGTCGTCAACGACCTGGGCGCGGTCCAGTATTTCGGCATCAATGCCATCACGGCCATCATCTATTCGACCTGGATCAATCGCTCGGATTTTGGCGGCGCGGCACAGTTGGCGGTGACGGTAGTGCTGGTCATCGCGCTACTGATCGCCGCCGAAAGCCAGGCACGGCGTAACCGGGTCTATCTGGGGCGGCGCGACAGCCGCGTGCCCCCAGCGCGCGAGGTGCTTGTCGGCAGCCGGCGCTGGCTGGCACTTGGATTTTGCCTTCTGCTGCTGGCACTAGGTTTCGGCATTCCGGTGGGGCAACTGAGCTATCTGGCATTCCGCATCATCGTGCCGGAGACGGTCAGCATGACCATTGCGGCTCTGGTGCCGACTGTTACCCTGGCCGGGCTCGGGGCAATCATTACGGTTGTGGTCGGGCTGGTCGCGGCCAAGATCGCTCATCGCTCAGGTCCGGTTTCCAGGGGCGCAATCCGGCTCGCGACGCTCGGCTATGCTATTCCGGGCACCGTGTTGGCGCTTGGCTTGCTGCAACCGCTGGGACAGGCGGACCTGTGGTTCAACCGGATGACCATGGCGCTTTCCGGATGGCGGCCGGGCCTCATCCTTTCCGGCTCGATGGCTGCCCTGCTCTATGTCTATGTGATCCGGTTCCTGGCAGTCAGCCACTCGACGCTCGACGCGGCCATCCGCAAGCGCGGCGACGCGATGCTGGATGCCGGCCGCGTGCTCGGCGCCAAGCGGCTCGAGCTGCTGCTGCGTGTCGACCTGCCGACGCTGCTGCCGGCAATCCTGAGCGCGGCGACGCTGGTTTTCGTCGAAATTGTCAAGGAACTGCCGGCGACGCTGCTCTTGCGTCCGTTGGGGATCGATACGTTGGCGACGCTGGTCTATTCTCGGGCCAATGTCGGGCTTTTTGCCCAGGCGGCACTGCCGGCGCTGTTTATCGTGCTGGCGGGGCTGGTGCCGGTCATTCTTGCTACGCGGCTCGGCGATCGTAGGAAAGAATAA
- a CDS encoding ABC transporter permease: protein MKRLLAHPSLVIGIAATLVFALLGLVSLVWTPFPIEQINIGRRFLAPSSEHWLGTDNLGRDMASLVMSGTFTSFLVAALAVVIGAGIGVPIGLAAAAWGGAVEWLVLRFSDFVFAFPAIIVAILITTLVGPGSINAIVAIGIFNIPVFARVARGGALSIATLDFVAAGRLAGLGNAMIAYRHLLPNIMSLIIVQGTIQLSLGILAEAGLSYVGLGTQPPETSLGLMLRDAQGLFLIHPWLTLVPGLCIVFIVIALNIAGDGLRDAIDPRLRQGNSNVLA, encoded by the coding sequence GTGAAGCGCCTGCTCGCCCATCCGAGTCTGGTCATCGGGATAGCCGCAACGCTGGTCTTTGCGCTGCTGGGACTCGTTTCACTCGTGTGGACGCCGTTTCCGATCGAGCAGATCAATATCGGCCGCAGATTCCTTGCGCCGTCGTCCGAGCACTGGCTGGGGACGGACAATCTGGGCCGAGATATGGCCTCATTGGTGATGTCGGGCACCTTCACCAGCTTTCTGGTCGCGGCGCTGGCCGTGGTGATTGGCGCGGGAATCGGCGTACCCATCGGGCTGGCCGCTGCCGCGTGGGGCGGAGCAGTGGAATGGCTGGTGTTGCGGTTCAGTGACTTCGTCTTCGCGTTCCCCGCCATTATTGTCGCCATCCTGATCACGACGCTGGTCGGCCCAGGCTCGATCAACGCCATCGTGGCCATCGGCATATTCAACATTCCGGTGTTCGCCCGCGTAGCGCGCGGCGGCGCTTTGAGTATTGCCACGCTTGATTTCGTGGCCGCCGGGCGGCTGGCCGGCCTTGGCAATGCGATGATCGCTTATCGGCATCTGCTGCCCAACATCATGAGCCTCATCATCGTGCAGGGGACCATCCAGCTTTCGCTTGGCATTCTGGCCGAGGCAGGGCTGAGCTATGTGGGGCTTGGTACCCAACCACCAGAGACCAGCCTGGGGCTGATGTTGCGCGACGCCCAGGGACTATTCCTGATCCATCCCTGGCTGACGCTGGTGCCGGGGCTATGCATCGTCTTCATCGTCATTGCTCTGAACATCGCCGGCGACGGGCTGCGCGACGCCATCGATCCCCGCCTGCGGCAAGGGAACAGCAATGTCCTTGCTTGA
- a CDS encoding ABC transporter substrate-binding protein, translated as MGKVLQALGLAVALTGAMAGVAAAQPTEVRIGVALEPPALDPTAGAAEAIDIVVYQNIFEGLTRIDQNGAVQPGLASEWTISEDGLTYTFKLRDGVTFHDGTAFDAEDVKFTFDRILGPDSVNAHKEFYEPIETVTVIDPLTVEMKLSRPIGMFLFDLGRGDAVIVAPESADNNANEPIGTGPFAFLQWDKGSRVILEAYGPYWGEPAHLTKATYLFIGDTATMTNALLAGDVDGTNNFATEALAVFEGNPQFKVLVGTTEGETILSTNNKKPPFDDIKVRQAMAHAIDRQAIIDGATYGYGVPIGSHFAPHNRYYVDLTGTYPHDIEKAKALLAEAGLPDGFSATLKLPPVAYARLSGQIIASQFAEVGIKLELINVEWAQWLEDVYANHDFDLTVISHVEPFDIGNYANPDYYFGYDNPEFQALIETLNGTTDDAKRKELAVQAQTILANDAVNGYLFELAQTGVWNAKLEGMWQNSPIEGLVLRDIRWVQ; from the coding sequence ATGGGCAAGGTGTTGCAGGCGCTCGGACTGGCCGTGGCTTTGACGGGAGCAATGGCGGGGGTGGCTGCAGCGCAGCCGACCGAAGTGCGAATCGGCGTGGCGCTGGAGCCACCGGCGCTGGACCCGACGGCGGGCGCGGCTGAAGCCATCGACATCGTGGTCTATCAGAACATCTTCGAGGGGCTGACGCGCATCGATCAGAACGGCGCCGTGCAGCCCGGGCTGGCCAGCGAGTGGACCATCTCGGAGGATGGGCTCACCTATACCTTCAAGCTGCGTGATGGCGTGACCTTCCACGACGGCACCGCATTCGACGCCGAAGACGTCAAGTTCACCTTCGACCGCATTCTCGGACCCGACAGCGTCAACGCGCACAAGGAATTCTACGAGCCGATCGAAACCGTCACGGTCATCGACCCGCTGACGGTCGAGATGAAGCTCAGCCGCCCCATTGGCATGTTCCTGTTCGATCTGGGCCGCGGCGATGCGGTGATCGTGGCGCCTGAAAGTGCCGACAACAATGCCAATGAACCGATCGGCACCGGTCCCTTTGCGTTCCTGCAGTGGGACAAGGGCAGCCGGGTGATCCTTGAAGCCTATGGCCCCTATTGGGGCGAGCCGGCGCATCTGACCAAGGCGACCTATCTGTTCATCGGCGATACCGCGACGATGACCAATGCGCTTCTGGCCGGCGATGTCGACGGCACCAACAATTTCGCCACCGAAGCGCTCGCCGTGTTCGAGGGCAATCCGCAATTCAAGGTGCTGGTGGGAACGACCGAAGGCGAGACGATCCTTTCCACCAACAACAAGAAGCCGCCCTTCGACGATATCAAAGTGCGTCAAGCCATGGCGCATGCCATCGACCGGCAGGCGATCATTGACGGCGCGACCTATGGCTATGGCGTGCCGATCGGCAGCCACTTTGCCCCGCATAATCGATATTATGTCGACCTGACCGGCACCTACCCGCACGACATCGAAAAGGCCAAGGCGTTGCTGGCGGAGGCCGGCCTGCCTGATGGCTTCAGCGCGACGCTGAAGCTGCCGCCGGTCGCCTATGCGCGGCTCAGCGGGCAGATCATCGCCAGCCAGTTTGCCGAGGTCGGCATCAAGCTCGAGCTGATCAATGTGGAGTGGGCGCAGTGGCTGGAAGACGTGTATGCCAACCACGATTTCGACCTGACTGTTATCAGCCATGTCGAACCATTCGACATTGGAAATTATGCCAATCCCGACTACTACTTCGGCTATGACAATCCCGAATTCCAGGCGCTGATCGAGACGCTGAATGGCACCACCGACGACGCCAAGCGCAAGGAACTGGCCGTTCAGGCACAGACCATTCTGGCCAATGACGCGGTCAATGGCTACCTGTTCGAACTGGCGCAGACCGGTGTGTGGAATGCCAAGCTCGAAGGCATGTGGCAGAACTCGCCCATCGAGGGTCTGGTGCTGCGGGATATCCGCTGGGTGCAGTAA
- a CDS encoding pilus assembly protein: MHRLLALVSRFGRDERGVFAVIFGLMAIVLVALGGAAVDYVTLEQTRSRAQIALDAAVLALQPEIFRTPVNVADIRTRAEALLLQQLDGEFGVVASMGNPQVDVANGQLTLDAQLQVPTTFVALVGVSQLSARIRSQATRRQLNLEVIMVLDNSGSMSGTRMSNLKSAACNAVNILFYDRDGMGCVEPVGPPRNPNLRIGLVPFTSLVNIGTQYANAAWLDWTGASQAASGGYSAILNFDDDDTESTPFTGPMDRRTLFSQTGTSWQGCIEARIAPFDTTDDPPDLVTRKFIPLFSPDTYNSNNNYLSDTGGTCKPKTCTQVITRSCSGNKTNCNGAQSYTYTQSAAGVSTPMGATSCIPAGAATPTATVTYPNNSTQVSTRVYNIPLTNRELQSRLCKYNGVTVNSSSTNYTCPSASLLPLTNAPGTVLGRVNAMVASGNTNIQQGAVWGMHALTSGEPITDALPEEPGRVAKIMILMTDGINEPSLITSSSDMNGSVYYSWGFRYDGRLGPNTNNALNPKTSVDTAAEVTTAMDNRTKAACEYAKRHRGIEIYTIGLGATASTKLMLTACASSSSHAYFPTNPTQLNEVFRSIADKLSALRLSQ; encoded by the coding sequence ATGCATCGTCTTCTCGCACTGGTCTCGCGCTTCGGGCGCGATGAGCGCGGCGTTTTTGCTGTTATCTTCGGACTGATGGCGATCGTACTGGTCGCGCTCGGAGGCGCGGCGGTGGACTATGTAACGCTAGAACAAACGCGCAGCCGCGCACAGATCGCGCTGGACGCCGCAGTGCTGGCGCTGCAGCCCGAAATCTTCAGAACGCCGGTTAATGTTGCCGACATACGCACCAGGGCCGAGGCCCTGTTGCTGCAGCAGCTGGACGGCGAATTCGGCGTCGTGGCTTCAATGGGCAATCCGCAGGTCGACGTCGCCAACGGCCAACTGACCCTGGATGCCCAGTTGCAGGTCCCCACCACCTTCGTGGCATTGGTCGGCGTCAGTCAATTGAGCGCTCGCATTCGTTCGCAGGCGACGCGCCGGCAGCTCAACCTAGAAGTCATCATGGTGCTGGACAATTCGGGTTCCATGAGCGGCACGCGGATGAGCAACCTCAAGAGCGCGGCATGCAATGCGGTCAACATCCTGTTCTACGACAGGGACGGCATGGGTTGCGTAGAACCAGTTGGCCCACCCCGAAATCCGAACCTCCGTATTGGACTTGTGCCGTTTACAAGCTTGGTGAATATCGGCACGCAGTATGCAAATGCGGCATGGCTGGACTGGACCGGCGCATCGCAGGCGGCCAGCGGCGGCTACAGCGCCATCCTCAACTTCGACGATGACGACACAGAATCAACGCCATTCACAGGGCCTATGGATCGGCGAACCCTGTTCAGTCAGACCGGCACCAGTTGGCAGGGCTGTATTGAAGCGCGTATCGCGCCGTTCGACACGACGGACGATCCGCCCGACCTCGTGACGCGCAAGTTTATTCCGCTCTTTTCGCCCGATACCTACAACTCAAACAACAATTACCTGAGCGACACGGGCGGCACATGCAAACCGAAGACCTGCACGCAGGTCATCACCCGCAGTTGCAGTGGAAACAAAACCAACTGCAACGGGGCACAATCATACACCTACACGCAGTCGGCCGCAGGCGTCAGTACGCCTATGGGAGCCACCAGCTGCATTCCGGCCGGCGCAGCAACGCCAACGGCCACGGTTACCTACCCAAACAATAGCACCCAGGTCTCGACCCGAGTCTACAATATCCCGTTGACCAATCGGGAGTTGCAGAGTCGCCTGTGCAAATACAACGGAGTAACTGTAAACTCGTCATCCACTAACTACACCTGCCCGTCGGCCTCGCTGCTGCCGCTCACCAACGCGCCCGGCACCGTGCTGGGCCGGGTTAACGCCATGGTCGCTAGCGGCAATACAAACATTCAACAGGGCGCCGTCTGGGGCATGCATGCGTTGACTTCGGGAGAGCCGATCACAGACGCGCTGCCCGAGGAGCCAGGTCGCGTCGCGAAAATCATGATCCTGATGACCGACGGCATCAACGAGCCTTCCTTGATCACCAGCTCCTCCGATATGAACGGCAGTGTCTATTATTCCTGGGGCTTCCGCTACGACGGACGGCTGGGCCCGAATACCAACAACGCGCTGAACCCCAAGACATCGGTCGACACAGCGGCCGAGGTTACGACCGCTATGGACAACCGAACAAAAGCAGCGTGCGAGTATGCCAAGAGGCACAGAGGGATAGAGATCTACACCATCGGTTTGGGTGCTACGGCTTCTACCAAGCTCATGCTAACGGCCTGCGCGTCCAGCAGCTCACATGCGTATTTCCCGACGAACCCAACCCAGCTCAACGAGGTGTTCCGTTCAATCGCAGACAAGCTGTCAGCGCTACGACTGTCGCAATAG
- a CDS encoding ABC transporter permease — MILFTLRRLIGFAVTLLLAALVIFYLLDLLPGDPAQFILGINATPESVARLRTQMGLDAPAHERFIGWLWGMVQGDFGISYTQRAPVAQLIWDRLGVTLPLSVFAMVISIVVGLPLGIVAARRRGKALDTGIMVLAQTGVAIPNFWFGMLLTLLFAVTLRWLPPGGFTPWHEDSVAAFRGLILPSLALALPQASILARVMRTALVDVTGQDFIRTARAKGLTMGEAVWRHGVRNALLPVLTILGLQFAFLVAGTIIVENVFYLPGLGRLIFTAISERDLILVRGATIILIIAVTATMLLTDIAYAIVDPRLRERSAP, encoded by the coding sequence ATGATCCTCTTTACCCTCCGTCGTCTTATCGGATTTGCCGTGACGCTGCTGCTTGCGGCGCTGGTCATCTTTTACTTGCTGGACTTGCTGCCGGGCGATCCGGCGCAGTTCATCCTGGGCATCAATGCCACGCCGGAATCGGTAGCGCGCCTGCGAACGCAAATGGGGCTCGATGCGCCTGCGCATGAGCGGTTCATCGGCTGGCTCTGGGGCATGGTGCAGGGCGATTTCGGCATATCCTACACCCAGCGCGCGCCGGTCGCGCAGTTGATATGGGACAGGCTGGGCGTGACCTTGCCGCTCTCTGTGTTCGCCATGGTCATTTCGATAGTGGTAGGCCTGCCCTTGGGTATTGTCGCAGCACGCCGGCGCGGCAAGGCGCTTGATACCGGCATCATGGTGCTGGCGCAGACGGGCGTCGCCATTCCCAATTTCTGGTTCGGCATGCTGCTGACGCTGCTGTTTGCGGTGACGTTGCGCTGGCTGCCGCCGGGCGGCTTCACGCCATGGCACGAGGACAGCGTGGCGGCGTTTCGCGGCCTAATCCTGCCGAGCCTGGCGCTGGCCCTGCCCCAGGCATCAATCCTCGCCCGGGTGATGCGCACCGCGCTGGTGGACGTCACCGGGCAGGACTTCATCCGCACGGCGCGCGCCAAGGGGCTGACCATGGGCGAGGCTGTGTGGCGGCACGGCGTGCGCAACGCGCTCCTGCCGGTGCTGACCATACTCGGGTTGCAGTTTGCCTTTCTCGTCGCCGGCACGATCATCGTCGAGAATGTGTTCTACCTGCCCGGGCTGGGGCGGCTGATCTTCACCGCCATTTCCGAGCGCGACCTGATCCTGGTGCGGGGCGCGACGATCATCCTCATTATCGCGGTGACCGCGACCATGCTGCTCACCGACATTGCCTATGCCATCGTCGACCCGCGCCTGCGCGAAAGGAGTGCGCCGTGA
- a CDS encoding extracellular solute-binding protein, which translates to MTKTTRLAVALLSSVVLAGVSAPAFAQSGEVNIYSYREQSLLQPLLDKFSEETGIKANVLYAGDGLLERVAAEGELSPADVVLTVDIGNLVGAEEQGLTQPITTPDLDARVPEAFRDDDDNWTALSLRARVFYVSKDRVDATALSYDDITKPEWKGRLCTRPGDHPYNIGLIAQRIAEHGLDETRTWLTAVRDNLAYPPAGGDREGVKNILAGTCDLSITNTYYMGVMLNNDAEPEQKDWANSARIIYPDFDGEGTQVNVAGGFIAKYAPNAENANALIAFLLSDEAQTIYADTNYEFPVVPSVSPSELTLSWGQLKPVSTPLVDVAAHRAEAAALVDELKFNEGAQN; encoded by the coding sequence ATGACCAAGACCACGCGCCTTGCCGTCGCCCTGCTGAGTTCGGTTGTTCTGGCCGGCGTATCCGCGCCTGCCTTCGCCCAGAGCGGCGAAGTCAACATCTACAGCTATCGCGAGCAGAGCCTGTTGCAGCCGCTACTGGACAAGTTCAGCGAAGAGACCGGCATCAAAGCCAATGTGCTCTATGCCGGCGATGGTCTGCTTGAACGCGTCGCGGCTGAGGGTGAGTTGTCGCCCGCCGACGTGGTGCTGACGGTCGATATCGGCAACCTGGTTGGCGCCGAGGAGCAGGGCCTGACCCAGCCGATCACTACGCCGGACCTCGACGCCCGCGTGCCCGAGGCCTTCCGCGACGATGACGACAACTGGACGGCACTGTCGCTCCGCGCCCGCGTTTTCTACGTCTCCAAGGATCGCGTTGACGCCACGGCGCTGAGCTATGACGACATCACCAAGCCCGAGTGGAAGGGCCGCCTGTGCACCCGCCCCGGCGATCACCCTTATAACATCGGTCTGATCGCGCAGCGCATTGCCGAGCATGGCCTCGACGAGACCCGCACCTGGCTGACCGCCGTGCGCGACAACCTGGCCTATCCGCCTGCTGGCGGCGACCGCGAAGGCGTCAAGAACATCCTGGCCGGCACGTGCGATCTGTCGATCACCAACACCTATTACATGGGCGTGATGCTCAACAACGACGCCGAGCCGGAGCAGAAGGACTGGGCGAACTCGGCTCGGATCATCTATCCCGACTTCGACGGTGAGGGCACCCAGGTCAACGTCGCCGGCGGTTTCATCGCCAAATACGCGCCGAACGCCGAAAATGCCAATGCGCTGATCGCTTTCCTGCTGTCGGATGAGGCCCAGACCATCTATGCCGACACCAATTACGAGTTCCCGGTCGTGCCGTCGGTTTCGCCGTCGGAACTGACGCTGAGCTGGGGTCAGTTGAAGCCGGTCAGCACGCCGCTGGTCGATGTCGCGGCCCATCGCGCCGAGGCAGCCGCACTTGTCGACGAGCTCAAGTTCAATGAAGGTGCGCAGAACTAA